A single window of uncultured Pseudodesulfovibrio sp. DNA harbors:
- a CDS encoding sugar ABC transporter permease: MREASLDRLKAFLTLLPSMILIGIFVYGFIGNTIWTSLTDWGGTGALALEPEKNFVGLANYIDLFTGFLGGGFRQDLVNAVYYSVMLLVGAVGLGMFIAILLDQKPKGEDLLRTIFLYPMSLSFIVSGTIWRWLLAPQGGVNILPTYVGMEPMTFGWLSSQAAILVFNWQDILRIVLYLISFVFILVGVFAMRKDTSRAMKRWLVPGIVIGALVWLFGGLIPDAYMMEEEHGFNLATLGIIMATIWQYSGYTMALYLAGFNGISQDLRDAAMLDGASEVGYYRYIAIPMLKPITISAVIILSHISLKMFDLVFAMTGPDNAETGHPALNMYLTTFRANDFAQGAAIALVLFLIAAMFIVPYLVSQYRQRGRR, encoded by the coding sequence ATGCGAGAAGCATCACTGGATAGATTGAAAGCGTTTTTGACGTTGTTGCCGTCGATGATCCTTATCGGGATTTTCGTTTACGGATTCATTGGCAACACCATCTGGACCTCTTTGACAGATTGGGGTGGCACGGGGGCACTGGCGCTGGAACCCGAGAAAAATTTTGTCGGACTGGCTAACTACATTGACCTGTTCACCGGTTTTTTGGGGGGAGGATTTCGACAGGACCTTGTCAATGCGGTCTATTATTCTGTCATGCTGCTGGTGGGAGCGGTTGGACTTGGTATGTTTATCGCCATTTTGCTTGATCAGAAGCCCAAGGGTGAAGATCTGTTGAGGACGATCTTCCTTTATCCCATGTCTTTGTCGTTTATCGTGTCCGGTACCATCTGGCGGTGGTTGCTTGCTCCTCAGGGTGGTGTGAATATCCTGCCTACTTACGTAGGTATGGAGCCCATGACCTTTGGTTGGCTTTCCAGTCAGGCGGCGATTCTTGTCTTTAACTGGCAGGATATCCTTCGAATTGTGTTGTACCTTATTTCTTTTGTTTTCATTCTTGTCGGTGTTTTCGCTATGCGGAAGGATACCAGCCGCGCAATGAAACGGTGGCTTGTCCCGGGTATTGTGATCGGTGCGCTTGTTTGGCTATTCGGTGGACTTATCCCTGATGCCTATATGATGGAAGAAGAGCATGGCTTCAACCTTGCCACGCTCGGTATTATCATGGCCACCATTTGGCAGTATTCCGGCTATACCATGGCTTTGTACCTGGCTGGTTTCAACGGTATTTCGCAGGACTTGCGCGACGCGGCCATGCTCGATGGCGCTTCGGAAGTCGGGTATTACCGTTATATCGCCATTCCCATGCTCAAGCCCATTACCATTTCAGCGGTTATCATTCTGTCGCATATATCTCTCAAGATGTTTGACCTCGTGTTTGCCATGACCGGCCCGGATAACGCCGAAACCGGCCATCCGGCCCTGAATATGTATTTGACCACTTTCCGA